A genomic stretch from Erwinia sp. E_sp_B01_1 includes:
- the dbpA gene encoding ATP-dependent RNA helicase DbpA — protein sequence MTAFSTLTSLPASQIENLNELGYLAMTPVQAAALPAILEGKDVRAQAKTGSGKTAAFGLGVLHRIDVTQFVTQSLVLCPTRELADQVAKELRRLARFTANIKILTLCGGQPMGAQRDSLMRAPHIVVGTPGRILDHLKRETLQLDQITTLVLDEADRMLEMGFREDIDAIIRYCPPSRQTLLFSATWPQGIAQISKTIQRDPVTVETDVVSDLPAIEQRFYEAGPREKLTALIGLLSDRKPSSCVVFCNTKRECDDIAYALGNSQISALALHGDLEQRDRDQVLIRFANGSCRVLVATDVAARGLDIKALAMVVNYQLSFDPEVHVHRIGRTARAGAEGSAISLVAPDEMIRAHALEDYLQQKLSWHSVSELKSVAAQPLLAEMETLSLDGGRKAKIRPGDILGALTGEAGLKSEAIGKIDIGPTLAYVAIRHESARQAMKQLQQVKIKGKSCRARLLK from the coding sequence GTGACTGCTTTTTCAACCCTGACATCCCTGCCAGCCAGCCAGATCGAGAATCTGAACGAGCTGGGCTACCTCGCCATGACGCCCGTCCAGGCTGCTGCATTACCTGCCATTCTGGAGGGGAAAGACGTCCGTGCCCAGGCTAAAACCGGCAGTGGCAAAACGGCTGCATTTGGTCTTGGCGTTCTGCACCGTATTGATGTGACCCAGTTTGTTACCCAGTCGCTGGTGCTTTGCCCCACGCGTGAACTGGCTGACCAGGTGGCGAAAGAGCTGCGCCGGCTGGCTCGCTTTACCGCGAATATCAAAATTCTGACCCTGTGCGGCGGACAACCTATGGGTGCCCAGCGGGATTCGCTGATGCGCGCACCGCATATTGTGGTCGGTACGCCAGGCCGTATTCTCGATCACCTGAAGCGTGAAACATTGCAGCTGGACCAGATCACTACGCTGGTACTGGATGAAGCAGACCGCATGCTGGAAATGGGTTTTCGTGAGGATATCGATGCGATCATCCGCTATTGCCCGCCATCCCGTCAGACGCTGCTGTTCTCCGCCACCTGGCCTCAGGGCATCGCGCAGATTAGCAAGACTATCCAGCGCGACCCGGTAACGGTAGAAACGGATGTGGTATCCGATTTGCCCGCCATTGAGCAGCGTTTTTATGAAGCAGGTCCGCGTGAGAAGTTAACCGCGCTGATTGGCCTGTTAAGCGATCGTAAACCCAGCTCCTGTGTGGTGTTTTGCAACACCAAAAGAGAGTGTGATGATATTGCTTACGCGCTTGGCAACAGCCAGATTAGCGCACTGGCGCTGCACGGTGATTTAGAGCAGCGTGACCGTGACCAGGTGCTGATCCGCTTTGCCAACGGCAGTTGCCGGGTACTGGTTGCCACAGACGTGGCTGCCCGTGGCCTGGATATTAAGGCGCTGGCGATGGTGGTGAACTATCAGCTCTCCTTCGATCCGGAAGTCCATGTTCACCGTATTGGCCGTACGGCGCGAGCCGGGGCAGAAGGATCTGCAATCAGCCTGGTTGCACCAGATGAGATGATCCGTGCCCATGCGCTGGAAGATTACCTTCAGCAAAAACTGAGCTGGCACAGCGTGTCTGAACTGAAGTCGGTAGCGGCTCAGCCTCTACTGGCAGAAATGGAAACCCTGAGTCTGGATGGCGGCCGCAAGGCGAAAATACGTCCGGGCGACATTCTGGGAGCGCTGACCGGCGAAGCAGGGCTGAAAAGCGAAGCGATTGGAAAAATCGACATTGGTCCGACGCTGGCTTATGTGGCAATTCGTCACGAAAGCGCCCGTCAGGCGATGAAGCAGTTGCAGCAGGTGAAAATCAAAGGCAAATCCTGCCGGGCACGTCTGCTGAAGTAA
- the ttcA gene encoding tRNA 2-thiocytidine(32) synthetase TtcA, which translates to MNQTDTRKESLEYNKLQKRLRRNVGNAIIDYNMIEENDVVMACMSGGKDSFAMLDILLNLKKVAPINFEVVAVNLDQKQPGFPEHILPDYFESLNIPYYIVDKDTYSVVKEKIPEGKTTCGLCSRLRRGTLYSFAERIGATKIALGHHLDDIVETLFLNIFHGARMKAMPPKLRSDDGRNVVIRPLSYCREKDLIAYSEHKNFPIIPCNLCGSQENLQRQAIKAMLSEWDRKEPGRVESVFKSIQNVSPSQLADRNLFDFVNLPLDREGEREEYAFTEATVSSTNIDKSLFIDVTNL; encoded by the coding sequence ATGAATCAGACAGATACAAGAAAAGAGTCGCTTGAATATAACAAGCTTCAGAAACGCCTGCGCCGCAACGTTGGCAATGCCATCATCGATTACAATATGATCGAAGAGAATGATGTGGTGATGGCCTGCATGAGCGGCGGCAAAGATTCCTTTGCCATGTTAGATATCCTGCTGAATTTAAAAAAGGTTGCGCCCATTAATTTTGAAGTGGTGGCCGTCAATCTGGATCAAAAGCAGCCTGGTTTCCCGGAACACATCCTGCCAGACTATTTTGAAAGCCTGAACATCCCTTATTACATCGTCGATAAAGACACCTATTCAGTGGTGAAAGAGAAAATCCCGGAAGGAAAAACCACCTGTGGCCTCTGCTCAAGGCTGCGCCGTGGCACCCTTTACTCTTTTGCAGAACGCATTGGCGCGACCAAAATTGCGCTGGGCCATCATCTTGATGACATCGTTGAGACCCTGTTCCTGAATATTTTCCATGGCGCGCGGATGAAAGCGATGCCGCCAAAATTGCGCTCCGACGATGGCCGTAACGTGGTAATCAGACCGCTGAGCTACTGTCGTGAGAAAGACCTGATTGCTTACTCGGAACATAAAAACTTCCCCATTATTCCCTGCAACCTTTGTGGTTCTCAGGAGAATTTGCAACGTCAGGCGATCAAAGCGATGTTGAGCGAATGGGACAGGAAAGAGCCGGGCAGGGTTGAGAGCGTGTTTAAATCCATTCAGAACGTCAGCCCAAGCCAGCTGGCGGACCGCAACCTGTTTGATTTTGTCAATCTGCCGTTGGATCGGGAAGGGGAGAGGGAAGAGTACGCCTTTACTGAGGCCACGGTCTCCTCAACCAACATCGATAAGTCCCTGTTTATTGATGTTACCAACCTCTGA
- the zntB gene encoding zinc transporter ZntB gives MDVIAGKALQVSDAIISCQLDGKGGLIPIEDKDVINCDQPCWLHLNYTHRESADWLLSTPLLPDSVRDALGGDSMRPRVSRLGDGTMITLRSVNLNSESRPDQLVVIRVFINDKLIVSTRQRKVFAIDEVLTDLQNGNGPVNGGSWLVEVCDALTDHTSEFIEELHDKIIDLEDAVVDQQVPPRGELALIRKQLIIMRRYMAPQRDVFSRIASERLPWMSDDDRRRMQDISDRLGRGLDDLDASVSRTAVLADEISSVMAEAMNRRTYTMSLLAMVFLPTTFLTGLFGVNLGGIPGGEWRYGFGTFCFLLVALVLAVAWWMKRRKWL, from the coding sequence GTGGATGTAATTGCAGGCAAGGCCTTACAAGTATCAGACGCCATCATTTCCTGTCAGCTGGATGGAAAAGGGGGCCTCATTCCCATTGAGGATAAAGACGTCATTAATTGCGACCAGCCCTGCTGGCTGCACCTTAATTACACCCACCGGGAAAGTGCAGACTGGCTGTTGTCGACCCCTCTGCTGCCGGATTCGGTACGTGATGCGCTGGGAGGCGACAGCATGCGTCCCCGCGTCAGCCGTCTGGGCGATGGCACGATGATCACTCTGCGCAGCGTAAACCTCAACAGCGAATCCCGCCCGGATCAGCTGGTTGTGATCCGGGTCTTCATCAACGACAAACTGATTGTCTCAACCCGTCAGCGCAAAGTGTTTGCCATTGATGAGGTGTTAACCGACCTGCAAAACGGCAACGGCCCGGTTAACGGTGGCAGCTGGCTGGTGGAGGTGTGCGATGCCCTGACGGATCACACCAGCGAGTTTATTGAAGAACTGCACGATAAAATCATCGACCTTGAAGATGCGGTGGTGGATCAACAAGTCCCGCCGCGGGGGGAGCTGGCGCTGATTCGTAAGCAGCTGATTATCATGCGCAGATACATGGCGCCCCAGCGGGATGTGTTTTCAAGAATAGCCAGCGAGCGTCTCCCCTGGATGAGCGATGACGACAGGCGCCGGATGCAGGATATTTCAGACAGGCTGGGCAGGGGGCTGGACGATCTTGATGCCAGCGTCTCAAGAACCGCCGTGCTGGCTGATGAGATCAGTTCGGTAATGGCTGAGGCGATGAACCGTCGGACCTATACCATGTCGCTGCTGGCAATGGTGTTCCTGCCCACAACTTTCCTTACCGGCCTGTTTGGCGTTAACCTGGGGGGGATCCCTGGCGGAGAGTGGCGTTACGGCTTTGGCACCTTCTGCTTTTTACTGGTAGCCCTGGTACTGGCCGTGGCCTGGTGGATGAAACGCCGTAAATGGTTATGA
- the ascB gene encoding 6-phospho-beta-glucosidase, whose protein sequence is MTARFPEGFLWGGALAANQVEGAWQTAGKGLSTSDVQPQGIFGERVTRQQGDFSIKDTAIDFYHRYPQDIKLFAEMGFTVLRISIAWSRIYPQGDENQPNEEGLAFYDRLFDEMAEYNITPLVTLSHYEMPLGLVENYGGWGNRKTIDFFGHYARTLFERYKDKVSNWLTFNEINMSLHAPFTGVGLPDGSSMQAVYQAIHHQLVASARAVRDCHISNPQARIGNMLLGGLLYPLTCHPDDMLETQQRNREWLFFGDVQVRGYYPAWMARFFSENQIELRFSEQDKEDLQHTVDFVSFSYYMTGCATAAEDAAQLRSNILNMVPNPHLSASEWGWQIDPKGLRLLLNDLYDRYQKPLFIVENGLGALDKVEADGCIHDDYRIDYLNDHLMQVSEAIADGVDVLGYTSWGPIDLVSASKAQLSKRYGFIYVDRDDQGKGTLERSRKKSFYWYQRVIKTQGASLK, encoded by the coding sequence ATGACTGCACGTTTTCCAGAAGGATTTTTATGGGGAGGCGCATTAGCGGCTAATCAGGTTGAAGGGGCATGGCAGACCGCAGGGAAAGGGCTGTCCACCTCAGATGTACAACCCCAGGGGATTTTTGGCGAGCGCGTTACACGCCAGCAAGGTGATTTCAGCATCAAGGATACGGCAATTGATTTTTATCATCGTTATCCCCAGGACATAAAGTTGTTTGCCGAAATGGGTTTTACCGTACTGCGTATATCCATTGCGTGGTCGCGCATCTATCCACAGGGAGATGAAAACCAGCCCAATGAAGAAGGACTGGCCTTTTACGATCGGCTTTTTGATGAGATGGCTGAATACAATATCACCCCGCTGGTGACTCTCTCACATTATGAGATGCCGCTCGGGCTGGTGGAAAATTATGGCGGCTGGGGAAACCGCAAAACCATCGACTTCTTTGGCCACTATGCACGCACCCTGTTTGAACGCTACAAAGACAAAGTCAGCAACTGGCTCACCTTCAATGAAATCAACATGTCACTCCATGCGCCGTTCACCGGCGTAGGGTTACCTGATGGCAGCAGTATGCAGGCTGTTTACCAGGCGATTCACCATCAGCTGGTCGCCAGCGCCAGGGCTGTCAGAGACTGCCACATCAGTAATCCGCAAGCCCGTATTGGCAATATGCTGCTGGGTGGCCTGCTTTATCCCCTGACCTGTCATCCTGACGATATGCTTGAGACTCAGCAACGCAACCGGGAGTGGCTGTTCTTTGGTGATGTTCAGGTGCGGGGTTACTACCCGGCCTGGATGGCGCGATTCTTCTCTGAAAACCAGATTGAATTAAGGTTCAGCGAGCAGGATAAAGAAGATCTTCAGCATACCGTCGACTTTGTCTCCTTCAGTTACTACATGACGGGTTGCGCCACCGCTGCTGAAGATGCCGCACAGCTGCGGAGTAATATTCTTAATATGGTGCCCAATCCGCACCTTTCGGCCTCAGAGTGGGGATGGCAGATCGATCCTAAAGGATTGAGACTGTTGCTGAATGACCTCTACGACCGTTATCAGAAACCGCTGTTTATTGTTGAAAACGGACTGGGTGCCCTGGATAAAGTGGAAGCCGATGGCTGCATTCACGACGACTATCGCATTGATTACCTCAACGACCATCTGATGCAGGTCAGCGAGGCAATAGCGGATGGTGTTGATGTGCTGGGCTATACCAGTTGGGGGCCCATTGACCTCGTAAGCGCCTCCAAAGCACAGCTGTCCAAACGCTATGGGTTTATTTATGTTGATCGTGATGATCAGGGAAAGGGCACGCTGGAGCGTTCACGCAAAAAGAGCTTTTACTGGTATCAGCGGGTGATCAAAACGCAGGGCGCTTCTCTGAAATAG
- a CDS encoding peptide ABC transporter substrate-binding protein, giving the protein MNNSARLTSALLALAVATAVSAAEVPPGTALASSQEIVRHIKDEPASLDPAKAVGLPEIQVIRDLFEGLTNQDAKGNTVPGVATQWQTTDNKTWIFTLRKEAKWSNGDPVTAGDFVYSWRRLVDPKIGSTFAWFAGLAGIQNAEAITKGEMTPDKLGVTALDDHRLKVTLDKPVPYFVSLTANFSLFPVPEKVIEKAGKEWTQPGNLVGNGAYKLQERVVNEKLVLVRNDRYWDNAHSVLTKVTFVPINEESSATKRYRSDDIDITESFPKNLYNMLKKELPGQVYTPDQLGTYYYAFNTTKGPTADVRVRKALSWTIDRKIIAEKVLGTGEKPAWHFTADVTAGYKPLKGFLQQHSQEELNAQAKALLAAAGYGPTHPLDLTLLYNSSENNQKIAIAVASMWKKNLGVTVKLQNQEWKTYIDSRNSGNFDVIRASWVGDYNEPSTFLSLLTSSHSGNIAKFKNPDYDAILEKAGRETNAEVRNEDYNRAEQILADQVPIAPIYQYTNGRLIKPWVKGYPITNPEDVAYSRTLYILKHGN; this is encoded by the coding sequence ATGAACAATTCTGCCCGTTTAACGTCAGCCCTGCTGGCACTGGCTGTTGCTACTGCTGTTTCTGCTGCCGAGGTTCCTCCCGGTACCGCACTGGCCTCCAGTCAGGAAATTGTCCGTCACATCAAAGATGAGCCTGCTTCACTGGATCCGGCTAAAGCGGTGGGCCTGCCAGAGATTCAGGTTATCCGTGATCTGTTCGAGGGGCTGACAAACCAGGATGCCAAAGGAAATACCGTTCCGGGCGTCGCCACGCAGTGGCAGACCACGGATAATAAAACCTGGATTTTCACCCTGCGTAAGGAAGCGAAATGGTCAAATGGTGACCCTGTCACGGCTGGCGACTTCGTCTACAGCTGGCGCAGGCTGGTGGACCCGAAAATTGGCTCAACCTTCGCCTGGTTTGCCGGGCTGGCCGGCATCCAGAATGCAGAGGCGATCACCAAAGGGGAGATGACCCCGGATAAACTGGGCGTAACGGCGCTGGACGATCATCGTCTGAAGGTGACGCTGGATAAACCCGTGCCTTACTTTGTCAGCCTGACAGCCAATTTCAGCCTCTTCCCGGTGCCGGAAAAGGTGATTGAAAAGGCGGGCAAAGAGTGGACGCAGCCGGGGAATCTGGTGGGTAACGGCGCCTATAAATTGCAGGAGCGCGTGGTCAATGAAAAGCTGGTGCTGGTGCGTAACGATCGCTACTGGGACAACGCCCACAGCGTACTGACCAAAGTTACCTTTGTGCCGATTAATGAAGAGTCCAGCGCCACCAAACGCTACCGTTCTGATGATATCGACATCACCGAATCCTTTCCGAAAAATCTCTACAACATGTTGAAAAAAGAGCTGCCGGGTCAGGTCTACACGCCAGATCAGTTGGGAACCTATTACTACGCCTTCAACACGACTAAAGGACCGACGGCTGATGTCCGGGTGCGTAAAGCGCTTTCCTGGACAATTGACCGCAAAATAATCGCTGAGAAAGTGCTGGGCACCGGCGAGAAACCGGCCTGGCATTTCACTGCGGACGTCACGGCAGGATACAAACCCCTGAAAGGCTTTCTGCAGCAGCACTCCCAGGAGGAACTTAATGCCCAGGCAAAAGCCCTGCTGGCAGCGGCTGGTTATGGCCCCACGCACCCTCTGGATTTAACGCTGCTGTACAACAGTTCCGAGAACAACCAGAAAATTGCCATCGCCGTGGCCTCAATGTGGAAGAAAAATCTTGGTGTAACGGTGAAGCTGCAGAATCAGGAGTGGAAAACCTATATTGACAGCCGTAACAGTGGGAATTTCGATGTGATCCGCGCCTCTTGGGTAGGGGATTACAATGAGCCCTCCACTTTTCTCAGCCTGCTGACTTCCAGTCACAGCGGCAATATCGCTAAATTCAAAAACCCTGACTATGACGCAATTCTGGAGAAAGCGGGCCGTGAAACCAACGCTGAAGTCCGTAATGAGGATTACAACAGGGCAGAGCAAATTCTGGCCGACCAGGTGCCGATCGCCCCAATTTATCAGTACACCAATGGTCGCCTGATTAAACCCTGGGTGAAAGGGTATCCCATTACCAATCCCGAAGACGTCGCCTATAGCCGGACGCTTTACATCCTTAAGCACGGCAACTGA
- the mpaA gene encoding murein tripeptide amidase MpaA: MSQIHPRPLRGKLDAESKVYGASVLGAPLLWFPAPAADEDSGLILAGTHGDETAAVVTLSCAMRTLQESHRRHHVVLAVNPDGCQLGLRANSRGVDLNRNFPAANWQAGDTVYRWNSVADERDVVLSTGDKPNSEPETQALCELIHGLKPAWIVTFHEPLACIEDPHTSPLGHWLAKKMDLPLVTSVGYATPGSFGSWCDDLSLPVITAELPPISADESTEKYLGAMVDLLSWQP; encoded by the coding sequence ATGTCCCAGATCCATCCACGGCCGTTACGCGGCAAACTCGATGCAGAAAGTAAAGTGTATGGTGCCTCGGTACTCGGTGCCCCACTGTTATGGTTTCCCGCTCCGGCGGCCGATGAGGATAGCGGGTTGATTCTCGCCGGGACGCATGGCGATGAAACGGCAGCCGTTGTCACCCTCTCCTGCGCCATGCGGACGCTGCAGGAAAGCCACCGGCGTCATCATGTGGTGCTGGCCGTTAACCCTGATGGCTGCCAGCTTGGGCTGCGGGCGAATTCACGCGGCGTGGATCTGAACCGTAATTTCCCGGCGGCCAACTGGCAGGCAGGCGACACGGTATATCGCTGGAACAGCGTCGCGGATGAGCGGGATGTGGTGTTATCGACCGGAGACAAACCGAATTCGGAGCCAGAAACTCAGGCCCTCTGTGAGTTAATTCATGGACTGAAACCCGCCTGGATCGTCACTTTTCACGAACCCCTGGCCTGTATTGAAGATCCGCATACCAGCCCGCTGGGCCACTGGCTGGCGAAAAAAATGGATCTCCCGCTGGTGACCAGCGTGGGTTATGCCACGCCCGGCTCTTTTGGCAGCTGGTGCGACGACCTCAGCCTGCCGGTGATCACCGCAGAGTTGCCGCCCATTTCCGCTGACGAATCAACGGAAAAATACCTGGGCGCAATGGTGGATTTATTAAGCTGGCAGCCCTGA
- the ycjG gene encoding L-Ala-D/L-Glu epimerase — translation MRAVKVYPEAWPLHTPFVIARGTRNEAGVVVVELEEEGIKGVGECTPYPRYGETEASVLAQIAALYGELEQGMTREQLQKALPAGAARNAVDSALWDLQARKTASDLWQLTATTQPSAIEMAQTVSIDTPEMMASSALALWENGARLLKIKMDNSLITERLVAVRTAVPQATLIVDANESWHSEGLAARCQLLADLNVAMLEQPLPAGEDAALANFIHPLPICADESCHTRESLPALKGRYEMVNIKLDKTGGLTEALALMQAARAAGFEVMLGCMLCTSRAINAALPLATSARFVDLDGPTWLAVDVEPALPFSCGRIDFSGLPA, via the coding sequence ATGAGAGCTGTAAAGGTCTATCCGGAAGCCTGGCCGCTGCATACGCCCTTTGTGATTGCCCGGGGTACCCGGAATGAGGCAGGCGTGGTGGTGGTTGAGCTGGAGGAAGAGGGGATTAAAGGCGTGGGCGAGTGCACCCCTTATCCCCGTTATGGTGAAACGGAAGCCTCCGTGCTGGCACAAATCGCAGCGTTATACGGCGAGCTTGAGCAGGGCATGACGCGGGAGCAACTGCAAAAGGCCCTGCCTGCCGGTGCCGCGCGGAATGCTGTCGACTCTGCGCTGTGGGATTTGCAGGCCAGAAAAACAGCCAGCGATCTCTGGCAGCTAACAGCAACCACACAACCTTCAGCGATCGAGATGGCGCAGACGGTCAGCATTGATACGCCGGAAATGATGGCAAGCTCCGCCCTGGCATTGTGGGAAAACGGTGCCAGACTGCTGAAAATCAAGATGGATAATTCGCTGATCACCGAAAGGCTGGTAGCGGTAAGAACTGCCGTTCCGCAGGCAACGCTGATTGTGGATGCTAACGAGTCCTGGCACAGTGAGGGGCTGGCGGCACGCTGTCAGCTGTTAGCCGATCTTAACGTGGCGATGCTTGAGCAGCCGCTGCCTGCCGGAGAAGATGCCGCGCTGGCTAACTTTATTCATCCGCTGCCCATTTGTGCCGATGAGAGCTGCCACACGCGTGAGAGTCTGCCCGCGCTGAAAGGTCGTTATGAAATGGTCAATATCAAACTGGATAAAACGGGTGGCCTGACGGAGGCGCTGGCCCTGATGCAGGCGGCCAGAGCCGCCGGGTTTGAAGTGATGCTCGGATGTATGCTTTGCACCTCCAGAGCGATTAACGCTGCGCTGCCGCTGGCAACTTCGGCCCGCTTTGTTGATCTCGACGGGCCGACCTGGCTGGCGGTGGATGTGGAGCCTGCGCTGCCATTCAGCTGTGGGCGGATCGACTTTTCAGGGCTGCCAGCTTAA
- the tpx gene encoding thiol peroxidase, with the protein MSQTVHFQGNPVAVSGQLPTPGQTAQPFTLVAKDLSDVSLTQYAGKRKVLNIFPSIDTGVCAASVRKFNQLAGEISNAVVLCISSDLPFAQSRFCGSDGLSNVVTLSTLRGGEFKEHYGVAIADGPLKGLAARAVVVLDEQDKVIYSQLVEEITTEPDYDAALAALK; encoded by the coding sequence ATGTCTCAGACTGTGCATTTTCAGGGCAATCCCGTGGCCGTTTCAGGCCAGCTTCCGACGCCAGGCCAGACCGCTCAGCCTTTTACCCTGGTCGCGAAAGACCTCTCCGACGTGTCGCTCACCCAGTATGCCGGGAAGCGTAAAGTACTGAACATTTTCCCCAGCATTGATACCGGCGTTTGTGCCGCTTCCGTGCGCAAATTCAATCAGCTGGCTGGTGAAATCAGTAACGCCGTGGTGCTGTGTATCTCTTCAGATTTGCCGTTTGCTCAGTCACGTTTCTGTGGCTCAGATGGCCTGAGCAACGTAGTGACGCTCTCCACGCTGCGCGGTGGTGAGTTCAAAGAGCATTACGGTGTGGCGATTGCCGATGGCCCGTTAAAAGGCCTGGCTGCACGTGCTGTGGTGGTGCTGGATGAACAGGACAAGGTGATTTACAGCCAGCTGGTGGAGGAGATAACCACCGAGCCTGACTATGACGCTGCGCTGGCCGCACTGAAGTAG
- the tyrR gene encoding transcriptional regulator TyrR has product MRLEVFCQDRLGLTRELLDLLVLRSIDLRGIEIATIGRIYLNFSPVEFEQFSQLMAEIRRIPSVTDVRTVAFLPSEREHRALSALLVALPEPVFSIDMKSKVELANPAAQLLFSLNQEKMRTFGAGALITGFNFQRWLESDRIEAQAHHVVIQGRDFLMEITPIYAAGEKEQPADPVGAVVMLKSTARMGQQLQNLAVNDDSEFQHIVAVNPKMRQVVDQARKLAMLDAPLLIVGDTGTGKDMLARACHLRSARGKKPFLALNCASLPDDVAESELFGHAAGAYPNALEGKKGFFEQANGGSVLLDEIGEMTPRMQTKLLRFLNDGTFRRVGEEHEVHVDVRVICATQKNLTEMVHRGEFREDLFYRLNVLTLNLPPLRDRPQDILPLTELFVARFADEQGLARPKLSPQLNAFLSRYTWPGNVRQLKNALYRALTQLEGHELRPQDIVLPEFAMDIPLGEEVMEGSLDEITSRFERSILARLYLSYPSTRKLAKRLGVSHTAIANKLREYGLSQKKTEDEGQ; this is encoded by the coding sequence ATGCGTCTGGAAGTTTTTTGCCAGGACCGACTTGGTCTTACCCGCGAACTGCTCGATCTGCTGGTTTTACGCAGCATCGATCTGCGCGGAATTGAAATTGCCACTATTGGCCGAATCTATCTCAACTTCAGCCCGGTTGAATTTGAACAATTTTCGCAATTAATGGCGGAAATTCGCCGGATCCCCAGCGTAACCGATGTCCGTACCGTTGCCTTTCTTCCTTCCGAACGTGAACACCGCGCCCTGAGCGCGCTGCTTGTGGCATTGCCGGAACCGGTTTTCTCCATTGATATGAAAAGTAAAGTGGAGCTGGCTAATCCGGCGGCCCAGCTGCTTTTTTCCCTGAACCAGGAAAAAATGCGCACTTTCGGCGCTGGGGCATTGATTACCGGCTTTAATTTCCAGCGCTGGCTGGAGAGCGACCGCATCGAAGCTCAGGCCCACCATGTGGTGATCCAGGGCCGTGATTTTCTGATGGAGATCACCCCTATTTATGCCGCTGGTGAAAAAGAGCAGCCAGCCGATCCTGTGGGCGCGGTGGTGATGCTGAAATCCACGGCCAGAATGGGCCAGCAGTTGCAAAATCTGGCGGTAAATGATGACAGCGAGTTCCAGCATATCGTGGCGGTTAACCCTAAAATGCGTCAGGTGGTGGATCAGGCCCGCAAGCTGGCGATGCTGGACGCGCCGCTCTTGATTGTGGGCGATACCGGTACCGGAAAAGATATGCTGGCCCGTGCCTGCCACCTGCGTAGCGCCCGTGGCAAAAAGCCGTTCCTGGCGCTGAACTGCGCCTCGCTGCCGGATGACGTGGCGGAAAGTGAGCTTTTTGGCCACGCGGCGGGCGCCTATCCCAATGCGCTGGAAGGCAAAAAAGGGTTCTTCGAACAGGCGAACGGTGGCTCGGTGCTGCTGGATGAAATCGGTGAAATGACGCCACGCATGCAGACTAAACTGCTGCGATTCCTCAACGACGGGACTTTTCGCCGGGTAGGGGAAGAGCATGAAGTGCATGTGGATGTGCGGGTTATCTGCGCCACACAAAAAAACCTGACTGAAATGGTCCATCGCGGTGAATTCCGTGAAGACCTGTTCTATCGTCTGAACGTGCTGACGCTGAACCTGCCGCCGCTGCGCGATCGTCCTCAGGATATCCTGCCGCTGACGGAGCTGTTTGTCGCCCGCTTTGCCGACGAGCAGGGCCTGGCAAGACCCAAACTTTCTCCGCAGCTCAACGCTTTTTTAAGCCGCTATACCTGGCCTGGTAACGTGCGTCAGTTGAAGAATGCGCTCTATCGCGCACTGACCCAACTGGAGGGGCATGAGTTGCGCCCTCAGGATATCGTTCTGCCAGAATTTGCTATGGATATCCCGCTGGGTGAGGAAGTGATGGAGGGATCGCTGGATGAGATCACCAGCCGTTTCGAGCGCTCAATTCTCGCCCGTCTCTATCTCTCCTATCCCAGCACGCGCAAGCTGGCTAAAAGACTGGGTGTCTCTCATACCGCTATTGCGAACAAACTGCGTGAGTATGGGCTGAGCCAGAAGAAAACCGAAGACGAAGGGCAGTAA